A region from the Meiothermus sp. Pnk-1 genome encodes:
- a CDS encoding FAD-binding protein encodes MSEPALCPTNPAELQEAVRTTPKLLPRGGGTKTALSSPREGRTVLDMTGLRGVKEYDPAEYVLVALAGTPLAEVEALLARHGQYLPFDPPFAPQGATLGGTVAAGLSGPMRQRYGGVRDFILGVQFVDGEGNLVRGGGKVVKNAAGFDLPKLMVGSLGRLGVLVELAFKVFPFPRATATLKVSLGRLEEALEAMYKLAASPLEFYALDLEPPATLTLRIGGLPEALPARLERLRAFLGHPPGTHLLEGEEERGYWRSVGRLEWGHGYLVKVPIQPGKIAGLERELPAGMRRYIGTGNLLYLHWPDPIEDLDGLLKRQGLRGLVLRGEAKPTLKSPLIGVDWEQAFARRVTAALDPHHRFS; translated from the coding sequence GAACCAAGACCGCGCTCTCGAGCCCCCGGGAGGGCCGGACCGTACTTGACATGACCGGCTTGCGCGGGGTGAAGGAGTACGACCCCGCCGAGTACGTGCTGGTGGCCCTGGCCGGGACCCCTCTGGCCGAGGTCGAGGCCCTGCTGGCCCGGCACGGCCAGTACCTGCCCTTCGACCCGCCCTTCGCCCCGCAGGGGGCCACCCTGGGCGGGACGGTGGCCGCCGGGCTCTCCGGGCCCATGCGCCAGCGCTACGGCGGGGTGCGCGACTTCATCCTGGGTGTGCAGTTCGTGGACGGGGAGGGCAACCTGGTGCGCGGGGGCGGCAAGGTGGTCAAGAACGCGGCGGGCTTCGACCTGCCCAAGCTGATGGTGGGCAGCCTGGGGCGGCTGGGGGTGCTGGTGGAGCTGGCCTTCAAGGTCTTCCCCTTCCCCAGGGCTACCGCCACGCTCAAGGTGAGCTTGGGCCGCCTCGAGGAGGCCCTGGAAGCTATGTACAAGCTGGCCGCCTCCCCCCTCGAGTTCTACGCCCTGGACCTCGAGCCTCCAGCCACCCTCACCCTGCGCATCGGCGGCCTGCCGGAAGCGCTGCCGGCTCGTCTCGAGCGCCTGCGGGCCTTCCTGGGCCACCCCCCCGGCACCCACTTGCTGGAAGGCGAAGAGGAACGGGGCTACTGGCGCTCGGTAGGCCGGCTCGAGTGGGGGCACGGCTACTTGGTCAAGGTGCCCATCCAGCCGGGCAAGATCGCCGGGCTCGAGCGCGAACTCCCTGCGGGAATGCGCCGCTATATTGGCACGGGAAACCTGCTGTACCTCCACTGGCCCGACCCCATCGAAGACCTGGACGGCCTGCTCAAGCGCCAGGGGCTCCGCGGCCTGGTGCTGCGGGGCGAGGCCAAACCCACGCTGAAGTCTCCTCTGATCGGGGTAGACTGGGAGCAGGCCTTCGCGCGCCGAGTCACCGCGGCCCTCGACCCCCACCACCGCTTCTCCTGA